From one Drosophila gunungcola strain Sukarami chromosome 2R unlocalized genomic scaffold, Dgunungcola_SK_2 000006F, whole genome shotgun sequence genomic stretch:
- the LOC128254715 gene encoding uncharacterized protein LOC128254715 — protein MMDIKTFILLAAALVIFASHTFADPVKIDDSEECPPDGNNGGDNNNGGNNHTRDDDSALCPNFQHIRDLIDQVALRELIEVHYNCDKKFRRAMRFYNTSGFVKVTQELTDTAAYQTILTQLQEANVDVADIKTVAQIFYCIILPVKKLDRNCDCKAVKHHSFVNDLLYLMPHQAVHDYIAESQNNQTNFGNFTKAVVSKEFQATLKANVKKSDVVKPLRTLRKNGWDIPELLRAMLTIFQW, from the exons GCTAGCCGCAGCTCTGGTCATCTTTGCCAGCCACACGTTTGCCGATCCAGTTAAAATCGACGATTCCGAGGAATGTCCACCCGATGGTAATAATGGTGGTGATAATAATAATGGTGGTAACAATCACACTAGGGACGATGACAGTGCTCTGTGTCCGAATTTCCAGCACATTCGCGATCTGATCGATCAGGTGGCTTTGCGGGAATTGATCGAAGTGCACTACAACTGTGATAAGAAATTCCGACGCGCCATGCGGTTCTACAATACCTCGGGTTTCGTTAAAGTAACCCAGGAACTGACGGATACTGCTGCCTACCAAACCATTCTTACCCAGCTCCAAGAAGCCAATGTGGATGTTGCGGATATTAAAACCGTTGCGCAGATATTCTACTGCATAATCCTGCCAGTCAAGAAACTGGACAGAAATTGTGATTGCAAGGCCGTCAAGCACCATTCGTTTGTGAACGATCTGCTGTATTTAATGCCGCACCAGGCTGTCCATGACTATATCGCAGAGTCTCAGAATAACCAGACCAATTTTGGAAATTTCACCAAGGCGGTAGTTTCGAAGGAGTTCCAAGCCACACTAAAGGCCAATGTT AAGAAGAGCGACGTGGTTAAGCCATTACGTACCCTGCGCAAGAATGGATGGGACATCCCGGAGCTGCTCCGCGCCATGTTGACCATTTTCCAGTGGTGA